A genome region from Bacteroidota bacterium includes the following:
- a CDS encoding glycosyltransferase family 9 protein, producing MTPRILLIRLSSLGDIVLMMPLIRALRRKYPDAEIDLIVKSQFEPLARRFPGLTNIIAFDTKATKLSAMRAELQAKNYTHVLDLHGSLRSRVLRKLSGAKIAIIRKRPIKRWFLVDLKFDFLRHDPDAIGRYFETAAALDVKDTGEAPTFDLAPITPDDKLIAFCPGAKHYNKQWPPPYYRALAKELVEKGYTIECFGSADERELAQYISEDLPKDSFRIRCGEVPLEALPEEFARAHVAVTNDSALMHIAAAAGVPTVSMFGPTVRSLGFFPRAKSSIVLEVEKLRCRPCTTIGMSRCPKGHFRCMREIEPEQVMVAIENA from the coding sequence ATGACCCCACGCATCCTACTGATCCGCCTCAGTTCGCTTGGCGACATCGTACTGATGATGCCGCTTATTCGCGCGCTGCGTCGGAAATATCCGGATGCCGAGATCGATCTGATCGTCAAGAGTCAGTTTGAGCCGCTCGCCCGCAGATTTCCGGGGCTGACGAACATCATCGCCTTCGATACCAAAGCGACGAAGCTCAGCGCTATGCGCGCTGAGCTGCAAGCGAAGAACTACACCCACGTCCTCGATCTGCACGGAAGTCTGCGCTCTCGGGTATTACGCAAGTTGAGTGGCGCGAAGATTGCTATTATTCGCAAACGTCCTATCAAGCGCTGGTTTCTCGTCGATCTGAAGTTTGATTTCCTCCGCCACGATCCCGACGCCATCGGCCGCTACTTCGAGACCGCAGCCGCGCTCGACGTGAAGGACACCGGCGAAGCGCCGACGTTCGATCTCGCGCCGATCACGCCCGACGACAAACTTATCGCATTCTGCCCTGGCGCGAAGCATTACAACAAGCAATGGCCGCCGCCATACTACCGGGCGCTTGCGAAAGAGTTAGTGGAGAAGGGATATACCATCGAATGCTTCGGTTCTGCGGACGAGCGCGAGTTAGCGCAGTACATCTCAGAGGACTTGCCGAAGGACTCATTTCGCATCCGCTGCGGCGAAGTCCCGCTCGAAGCATTGCCCGAGGAATTCGCCCGTGCGCATGTCGCCGTCACGAACGACTCGGCACTAATGCACATCGCGGCTGCAGCCGGAGTGCCGACTGTTTCGATGTTCGGACCGACGGTGCGCTCGCTCGGATTCTTCCCGCGTGCGAAGTCATCAATCGTATTAGAGGTAGAGAAGCTGCGATGCAGACCATGCACAACGATCGGCATGTCGCGCTGCCCGAAGGGTCATTTCCGGTGCATGCGCGAGATCGAACCGGAGCAGGTGATGGTGGCGATAGAGAACGCGTGA
- the mpl gene encoding UDP-N-acetylmuramate:L-alanyl-gamma-D-glutamyl-meso-diaminopimelate ligase yields the protein MCTGVNHTRMRIYFIGICGTAMGNGALLMREMGYEVVGSDENVYPPMSDLLAASGITVYSGYSSDHFAHKPDLVVIGNAMSRGNAEVEFVLNERLRYTSLAELLKHHVIQGRESVVVSGTHGKTTTSALASWTFECAGLKPNFLVGGVLENFGRGYQANPESNYVILEGDEYDTAFFDKRSKFLHYLPTTLIVNNIEFDHADIFSSLDEIKLSFRRLVGLVPQNGVVIANGDDANVIDVIANSLAPIETFGITAGCAWRAENIVYGESSSTFDVVHNGKVESRLKVNLLGEFNVRNALAVTISARHHNIPYDEIAVAFSTFENVKRRLEFKGEFGGVKVYDDFAHHPTAIRETLKAFRNKYPTERIIAVFEPRSNTTRRNIFQKELAECFADANVVFISQIARLHLLSESERLNPEQVMSDLRTAGKEAYYLPDADTISTKVAEVAKGGNVVIVMSNGGFGGIHGMLKEKLSSK from the coding sequence ATGTGCACCGGTGTTAACCACACTCGTATGCGAATCTATTTTATCGGGATCTGCGGGACGGCGATGGGGAACGGTGCACTCCTCATGCGCGAGATGGGCTATGAGGTGGTCGGTTCGGACGAGAACGTCTATCCGCCGATGTCGGACCTGCTGGCCGCGAGCGGCATCACGGTCTATTCCGGCTACTCGAGCGACCATTTTGCGCATAAGCCCGATCTCGTCGTGATCGGTAATGCGATGAGCCGCGGCAACGCGGAGGTGGAGTTCGTGCTGAACGAACGTCTGCGATATACATCGCTCGCGGAATTACTGAAGCATCACGTCATTCAAGGGCGCGAGTCGGTCGTTGTCAGCGGCACCCACGGCAAGACGACGACATCGGCGCTGGCGTCATGGACGTTCGAGTGCGCCGGCCTGAAGCCGAATTTCCTCGTCGGCGGAGTGCTTGAGAATTTCGGACGTGGATATCAGGCCAATCCCGAGAGCAACTACGTCATCCTCGAAGGCGACGAGTACGACACCGCGTTCTTCGACAAGCGCTCGAAGTTTTTGCACTACCTCCCGACGACGCTCATCGTCAATAACATCGAGTTCGATCATGCCGATATTTTCTCATCGCTCGACGAGATCAAGCTCTCGTTCCGTCGCCTCGTTGGGCTCGTGCCGCAGAATGGCGTCGTGATCGCCAACGGCGACGATGCGAATGTGATCGATGTCATCGCGAACTCGCTCGCACCTATCGAGACCTTCGGGATCACTGCGGGCTGTGCGTGGCGTGCCGAGAACATCGTCTATGGCGAGAGTTCGTCCACGTTCGATGTCGTCCACAATGGCAAGGTCGAATCGCGGTTGAAAGTGAACTTGCTCGGCGAGTTCAACGTCCGCAATGCGCTGGCGGTGACGATCTCAGCACGGCATCACAACATTCCCTACGACGAGATCGCCGTCGCGTTCTCGACGTTCGAAAATGTGAAGCGACGTCTTGAGTTCAAAGGAGAGTTCGGCGGAGTGAAGGTGTACGATGATTTCGCGCATCACCCAACCGCCATCCGCGAGACGCTCAAAGCCTTCCGAAATAAGTATCCCACCGAGCGCATCATCGCAGTCTTCGAGCCCCGCTCGAACACCACGCGCCGCAACATCTTTCAGAAAGAGCTCGCCGAGTGTTTCGCCGATGCGAACGTCGTCTTCATCTCACAGATCGCGCGGCTGCATCTTCTGAGCGAATCGGAACGCCTGAACCCCGAGCAAGTGATGAGCGACCTGCGCACGGCAGGGAAGGAAGCATACTATTTGCCGGATGCCGATACCATCAGCACAAAGGTAGCGGAAGTCGCAAAGGGCGGTAATGTCGTGATCGTGATGTCGAACGGCGGGTTCGGGGGGATACATGGGATGCTGAAGGAAAAGCTAAGCTCGAAGTGA
- a CDS encoding T9SS type A sorting domain-containing protein: MKRYGRIVFVSLILLTMVATLAHAQTVLDPSCWKPRIGNGIDEKMVSMKQIPYFGADIAWFPAPKDDTDHLYFTINDEKTEPYYPLIYRSPKPFDLSKLEFVSVLRIKNDGGSPQYGVRFGHFHDAVDLDMLIPVDVRNHGRPSIYWADSLGRYDTSHVTFLWSSLQGNDHPEGGYGFSLAAPLVIGPMDNDTVDDILMELYTNWTPYQVDLDSSRYGFAFFHGGEQLYESVSPVLSDSVYEFPDWKPRDTVKRDPTRDGFIGDFNGDGRIDVVYFDAYGNCFYCQSSRAFSLAKYYQASEFDTLISVSQNLHLLPQLPPSFEYPPMQALPRKPDDHSVDLLIPLQTDGFMQNSIWIFRGGVEFGTKRLTVDTGASVSGEFQQAEFILRHPGVIDPAYKNYHWGGFITQCGDITGTGRPVIKTNGEGGAFSPGTDYYYVLGDAIDDKADIAIGYEQGATVEAVDVNADNDKFADVLFQAYSTYSNGSLTPDSSGLLLLHGSPKIPIHLNQKYAVPVKLESREELGAYPNPATRGTTVTFRSSGERVTVSLVDLLGHVVMSVAVDTDPNLTTMYFPLQEVEEGSYQLVAKTKQGTVATSVIVKR; encoded by the coding sequence ATGAAACGTTACGGAAGAATTGTCTTCGTCAGCCTGATCCTCCTGACAATGGTGGCGACTCTGGCACACGCCCAGACCGTTCTTGACCCCAGCTGCTGGAAACCGCGAATCGGAAATGGCATCGACGAGAAAATGGTCTCGATGAAACAGATTCCATACTTCGGTGCCGACATTGCGTGGTTTCCTGCGCCGAAGGATGACACGGATCACCTGTATTTCACGATAAACGACGAAAAGACTGAACCCTACTACCCACTGATCTACCGGTCCCCGAAGCCATTCGATCTTTCGAAACTGGAGTTCGTGAGCGTTCTACGAATCAAGAACGACGGAGGCAGCCCACAATATGGCGTTCGGTTTGGTCACTTTCATGATGCTGTTGATCTCGATATGCTTATTCCTGTTGACGTTAGGAATCACGGGCGCCCCTCCATTTACTGGGCAGACTCGCTGGGGCGGTATGATACGAGCCATGTGACGTTTCTCTGGTCTTCTTTACAGGGAAACGATCATCCCGAAGGGGGATACGGGTTCAGTCTGGCTGCCCCCTTAGTTATTGGTCCGATGGACAACGACACGGTTGACGACATCCTAATGGAGTTATACACCAATTGGACACCGTATCAAGTTGATTTGGACAGCTCTCGCTACGGATTTGCTTTCTTCCACGGTGGCGAACAATTGTATGAGTCTGTATCTCCGGTACTATCAGATTCTGTATACGAATTTCCTGATTGGAAGCCACGTGATACGGTGAAACGCGATCCAACTCGTGACGGCTTCATCGGCGATTTCAACGGTGACGGTCGAATTGATGTCGTTTACTTTGATGCGTATGGAAATTGTTTCTACTGCCAGTCCTCTCGAGCATTCTCGCTTGCGAAGTACTATCAAGCATCCGAATTCGATACTCTGATATCGGTGTCCCAGAATCTTCACCTTCTTCCGCAACTCCCTCCTTCGTTCGAGTACCCACCAATGCAGGCACTTCCACGCAAACCGGACGACCACTCGGTCGATCTCCTAATTCCGCTCCAGACCGACGGTTTCATGCAGAACTCGATCTGGATTTTCCGTGGCGGAGTGGAGTTTGGCACGAAGCGATTGACCGTCGATACCGGTGCGTCGGTTTCAGGGGAATTCCAGCAGGCTGAGTTCATCCTGCGGCATCCGGGAGTGATCGATCCGGCATACAAGAACTATCATTGGGGTGGCTTCATCACGCAGTGTGGTGATATTACGGGCACCGGTCGCCCGGTGATCAAGACGAACGGGGAAGGCGGAGCATTTTCGCCCGGCACTGACTACTACTACGTGCTTGGCGACGCAATCGACGACAAGGCCGATATTGCGATCGGCTACGAACAAGGCGCAACGGTCGAAGCAGTTGATGTGAATGCTGACAATGACAAATTCGCCGATGTACTCTTTCAGGCCTACTCGACCTACTCCAACGGAAGCCTTACGCCCGACTCGAGTGGGTTGCTGCTGTTGCACGGCTCACCGAAGATCCCGATCCACTTGAACCAGAAGTATGCGGTGCCAGTCAAACTCGAGAGCCGCGAAGAGCTCGGCGCATACCCAAACCCCGCAACTCGCGGCACGACCGTCACCTTCCGCTCGAGCGGCGAGCGGGTAACGGTAAGTCTTGTTGATCTTCTAGGTCACGTAGTGATGTCCGTCGCCGTAGACACCGACCCGAATCTCACGACGATGTACTTCCCGCTACAAGAAGTGGAGGAGGGGAGCTATCAACTGGTAGCGAAGACGAAGCAAGGGACAGTGGCAACCAGTGTGATCGTCAAGCGGTAA
- a CDS encoding magnesium chelatase: MKKAQTLGELRASGYHVQSIKDEVRKNLVEKLRAKETLFPGVIGYEETVIPQIVNALLAKHDIILLGLRGQAKTRLARSLVNLLDEWTPIIAGSEVMDNPYDPISFYGRSRVAELGDDTPIDWIHRSERYGEKLATPDVTIADLIGDIDPLKAAAQRLHYSHEGAIHFGIIPRTNRGIFTINELPDLQPRIQVGLFNILEERDIQIRGFKVRIPLDSMMIFTANPEDYTNRGNIITPLKDRIAAQIITHYPLDLDHAIAITEQEAWTKRWGEEGLVVPYYFREIIEQIAVEARASDWVDQKSGVSARLSTSAMETLISNAERRALSNGDTIIAPRITDLAAVVTGITGKVELVFEGEEEGISTVAKALIGRAVKTIFKKYFPDPMAKAKRKPGNEPPEKSDYDEILSWFAKGNNLAISDTMTFDAYSHELSRVPRLKELAAKNISVPEADRFSLASAMEFILEGLHQHSKIAKADSFGDPKVSYGDMVGALFTGGFATDDEDDDSEEEIDDL; encoded by the coding sequence ATGAAAAAAGCACAAACGCTCGGCGAGCTTCGGGCCTCGGGCTACCACGTGCAGAGCATCAAGGATGAGGTTCGAAAGAATCTGGTCGAGAAACTTCGCGCTAAAGAGACGCTCTTTCCGGGCGTGATCGGCTACGAAGAGACCGTCATCCCCCAGATCGTGAACGCGCTGCTGGCTAAGCATGACATCATCCTGCTCGGCCTGCGCGGACAAGCCAAGACGCGCCTTGCGCGCAGCCTTGTGAATCTGCTCGACGAGTGGACGCCCATCATCGCGGGCTCCGAGGTCATGGATAATCCGTACGACCCCATCTCGTTCTACGGTCGTTCGCGCGTTGCCGAACTTGGCGACGACACGCCGATCGACTGGATCCACCGCTCCGAACGCTACGGAGAGAAGCTCGCGACGCCTGATGTCACGATCGCCGACCTCATCGGCGACATCGATCCGCTCAAAGCCGCCGCGCAGCGTTTGCATTATTCGCACGAAGGCGCGATCCATTTCGGCATCATCCCACGCACGAACCGCGGCATCTTTACGATCAACGAATTGCCCGATCTGCAGCCGCGCATTCAGGTGGGCTTGTTCAATATCCTCGAAGAGCGCGATATCCAGATCCGCGGATTCAAAGTTCGCATCCCGCTCGATTCGATGATGATCTTCACGGCGAACCCGGAAGATTATACGAACCGCGGCAATATCATCACGCCGCTCAAGGACCGCATCGCGGCGCAGATCATCACGCACTATCCGCTCGATCTCGACCACGCCATCGCCATCACCGAGCAGGAAGCATGGACGAAGCGCTGGGGCGAGGAAGGACTCGTCGTGCCATACTACTTCCGCGAGATTATCGAACAAATCGCGGTCGAAGCGCGCGCATCGGATTGGGTCGATCAGAAGTCGGGTGTCTCGGCACGTCTGAGCACCAGCGCGATGGAGACGCTCATCTCGAACGCCGAACGCCGCGCGCTCTCGAACGGCGATACCATCATCGCGCCGCGCATCACCGATCTTGCCGCAGTGGTGACGGGCATCACGGGCAAGGTCGAGTTGGTATTCGAAGGCGAAGAGGAAGGTATCTCGACCGTTGCGAAGGCGCTTATCGGTCGCGCGGTCAAGACGATCTTCAAAAAGTATTTCCCCGACCCGATGGCCAAAGCCAAGCGTAAGCCGGGCAACGAGCCGCCTGAGAAATCCGACTACGATGAGATCCTCTCGTGGTTCGCCAAAGGCAACAACCTTGCCATCAGCGACACGATGACCTTCGATGCATACTCGCACGAGCTTTCGCGTGTGCCGCGCTTGAAAGAACTTGCAGCAAAGAATATCAGCGTGCCGGAAGCCGACCGCTTCTCGCTCGCATCGGCGATGGAGTTCATCCTCGAGGGCTTGCACCAACACTCGAAGATCGCGAAGGCCGATTCGTTCGGCGATCCGAAGGTGAGCTACGGCGATATGGTCGGCGCTCTCTTTA